The following are encoded together in the Synergistaceae bacterium genome:
- a CDS encoding histidine phosphatase family protein, with the protein MRFFIIRHGETSWNVEGRFQGQRDTELSEHGLAQGDKVAAFLAPHRFEAVVSSPLKRALVTGKKIAAACGVSTVEIVSEFSEIHHGEWETLLATEVASRWPDLYAAWHTSPHTVIMPGEGGESLRDVQVRSVAAMEKIALKYSGDVCLTTHDAVVKTLLCYFLEAPLSSFWCFQITNCGLTVVELKEGHSPRMSLMGDAHYLDGDSFALPEQKGL; encoded by the coding sequence ATGAGGTTTTTCATCATTAGGCATGGTGAAACGAGTTGGAACGTGGAAGGGCGTTTTCAGGGTCAGCGGGATACGGAACTCAGCGAGCATGGCCTTGCCCAGGGCGATAAGGTCGCGGCGTTCCTTGCGCCTCACAGGTTCGAGGCGGTCGTCAGCAGCCCGCTGAAACGCGCTCTCGTCACGGGCAAGAAAATCGCCGCCGCGTGTGGGGTGAGTACGGTCGAAATTGTCTCCGAATTTTCCGAGATTCATCATGGAGAATGGGAGACGCTGCTTGCCACCGAGGTCGCCTCGCGTTGGCCAGACCTGTACGCAGCGTGGCACACGTCTCCCCACACGGTTATCATGCCCGGAGAGGGAGGAGAGTCGTTGCGGGATGTCCAAGTCCGTTCAGTGGCCGCGATGGAGAAAATCGCTCTGAAGTATTCCGGTGATGTCTGTCTGACGACGCACGACGCCGTGGTCAAGACGCTTTTGTGTTATTTTCTCGAAGCGCCTTTATCGAGTTTTTGGTGTTTTCAAATCACCAACTGCGGACTCACGGTCGTCGAATTGAAAGAAGGCCACTCCCCGCGGATGAGTCTGATGGGGGACGCCCACTACCTCGACGGCGATTCTTTCGCGCTACCGGAGCA